TGGTTTTATAATCAATCTTTTGATTAGGTTCATAGATAAATCTTACCCGTGTCACAAGTGGAGATACCTCTGCTTCAGATAACATTACCTCATGACCGCCAATCGTAAATAACTGATTAAGTTTGATCTTCTCGGTCTTGGGCACCGAAAATTTAGGGTCCAGATCGAAGCTCACTTCCATCGGTTTCGAAAATTGGTATTTGGTATCTTTTTTAACCTTATTCGTGTCAGTCAGCAGATCAGGAACTACAGATGAAATGCGAAAATTGAACTTCACTTGTCCAGGAAGCGGTGTATTCCCATCCATTTCAACGGTGCTACGTCCATAAAGTATATACTTTCCATTGGAGCTATACAGACTGCTTATACCGCCATTGCCAAGTGATTGGTTCGTCATGCCATTGACCATACTCGTTTTGGGAACCGAATATATCTCCTGGGAAGCATCCGTCTGGGCTGTGTACAAAACGATTATCTTGTTTTCATCCGCCATAACTGCATTGACGGTTAACTGATATATTCCTGATTTCACAGAACGATTCACGAGCTGTACATAACCATTGTTAATTGCGGATGTAATCGTGTTTCCGTCTACATCCTTTTCAGCCAACTCCCGAAAAGGTTCAAGAACTCCCCAATTCTGTGCGGGCTGGCTGTACATTGCCTGTTGTGGAGTACCGCCAAGTGGACCCATCAGCAGCCAACCGGCTGCCAGAGCGGTTACGAGCACCGCCGTAATCCACTTTAATTGCACATGACCTGTCATTCGCCGAGTTCTTGCCTTGGCCAGACCTTGCTGAATGGCAAAGGCCGTGTCCGCCGGATTCAATTGCTGTCTCTCCAGCTTAACTTGGGAAGCATCTGCGAAAAGTGCCTGCTCCTCCGGACTAGTTGTCATGCCAATCCCCCCTGATCTTCATCTGTTTCCGTAACAGTTCCAACCCTTTATGCTGCCAGGTTTTAATGGTGCCCTCTGGTTTGCCAAGAATGGAGGCAATCTCAATCGACGTCATGTCGTTATAGTATTTCAGCAGTAATACATGGCGATATTTGGGTTTGATTTTCTCAAGCATGGACCACATCGCAAGTCTATTGTCGCTGCATCCTGCACTGCCAGACTCGGATATCGCCTCCTCCAACCCTTCGCTCGGCAGTGGTGTTGCCCGTTTGCGACGCCTTTGTTCATCAATGCACACATAGATCAGAATACGTATAATCCACGATTTGAACGCCTTCTCATTTTTCAGAGAGCGACGCTTGATCCAGGCCCGGCATGTCATCTCCTGCACTGCTTCGAGCGCATCATGACGATTACGCAGGTAACTGTAGGCAATGGAGATCAGCGTGTCCTGATGCTCCATGATGGATTGGACAAATGTCGTCTCGTCTTCGCTCTGTACAAACAGCATCTTTTTCATCTCGGCTTTGGTTTCCACCCCGCAATCCCCTCCTTCTCTCTCTTTCTGTGGTTTAAGACGGATGAACAAGCCAAACCGTTTTTTATTTATTTCCCATCACAAAAAAGCCCCGCCTAATCCTGAGGAGGAAGCTCTTGTATTGATTTCCGCATCATTATTTAAAGTTCAAACCATTCCAGCTCATTATCATCCTGATTCGTAGCTGCTTCCATTTGTTTCAGCCAGTTTGCTGCGATGTCACCCCAAGTATGGAACAGACAATAGATGTATAACTCTCCCTCTACAATCTCATCCATTCCCGATGCCACTTCAATCGAGACTTGTAAAGCTTCAGGCCAGGGCGAAACCTCCTGAAGCAACGCAAACCCATCTTCATAATGATCCAGCTTATACAAGTCAGAGAAGGTTAAGGCATCCGCCAGTCGCTTCACAATCCGAGGTAAAATGACAGGATTTGATGTTCTGATGCCATATTCCCAGCCCACATGGTACCTCCTTTAATCTAAAAGTTAGCTAAAAACGATTACTCTTGCTCATTCAATTCATTGATCGAGCGGTCCAGCCACAATTCATACCAGTCGAGAAAACCCAGCCGCTCCGCGTTGCCCATATAATGATCCGGATAAATTCCATTACTGTTCGCTCGATCATCGGTCCAGATCTCTCCGTAGGACAATCCCTTCACGATCAGATTGAGCGAGACGCCACATCCAAAATCACTGATTCGCAGCATCCCTGCCGACCATTTCGGATCATAATACTCATGTTCAAGCGCTGCCCACTCGTCCTCTTCTTTGCTGTCGTCGTACCAGTCCACATCCCAATTCCAGGATTCCACATGTGGAAACGGCTCAGAAATTGCATTCAATTCATCATCATAATCCATCACCAAATATATGCCGTTCTCCGGCTTTTCCAGCCCATAATAAGGACCTGTACCACCGCTTCCAATCCCAAGCAAAAAAGCTTGATACTCTTCGGGCAGCGTTATCTTCCATTTCTGTTCAAAAGCTTTAATTTCGTCCAATGTCCATACCGGAGCCATCT
This window of the Paenibacillus marchantiae genome carries:
- a CDS encoding DUF4179 domain-containing protein, whose protein sequence is MTTSPEEQALFADASQVKLERQQLNPADTAFAIQQGLAKARTRRMTGHVQLKWITAVLVTALAAGWLLMGPLGGTPQQAMYSQPAQNWGVLEPFRELAEKDVDGNTITSAINNGYVQLVNRSVKSGIYQLTVNAVMADENKIIVLYTAQTDASQEIYSVPKTSMVNGMTNQSLGNGGISSLYSSNGKYILYGRSTVEMDGNTPLPGQVKFNFRISSVVPDLLTDTNKVKKDTKYQFSKPMEVSFDLDPKFSVPKTEKIKLNQLFTIGGHEVMLSEAEVSPLVTRVRFIYEPNQKIDYKTKLSVSDVVNPTEIVSTTKDRQKTLLSRVSGNGTEDGMIYSFSSNLLDAPQSLVLKLHGEPGKVYDDLQEAEKHKLELKIK
- a CDS encoding RNA polymerase sigma factor, which gives rise to METKAEMKKMLFVQSEDETTFVQSIMEHQDTLISIAYSYLRNRHDALEAVQEMTCRAWIKRRSLKNEKAFKSWIIRILIYVCIDEQRRRKRATPLPSEGLEEAISESGSAGCSDNRLAMWSMLEKIKPKYRHVLLLKYYNDMTSIEIASILGKPEGTIKTWQHKGLELLRKQMKIRGDWHDN
- a CDS encoding SMI1/KNR4 family protein, whose product is MYKVQLERIQGKLNKLQTLDPKRNLFGAENHQYEMAPVWTLDEIKAFEQKWKITLPEEYQAFLLGIGSGGTGPYYGLEKPENGIYLVMDYDDELNAISEPFPHVESWNWDVDWYDDSKEEDEWAALEHEYYDPKWSAGMLRISDFGCGVSLNLIVKGLSYGEIWTDDRANSNGIYPDHYMGNAERLGFLDWYELWLDRSINELNEQE